The following are from one region of the Staphylococcus schleiferi genome:
- a CDS encoding YceD family protein, whose amino-acid sequence MKWSITQLRKYQGQPFKFSQTVTFNDLVQKLDILDLSPIQIEGELTVKSNEVVAQMHLTGNYTMACARTLVPVDVPLDASTTEVFDLDGLYEDEDDEHYHLATDGMINLRDIAEEIVMLEKPMRVVADDSEDMLTGGQGWEVIDEDDLHNDPSHDESKVNVDPRLQKLQQLYDDRNHAR is encoded by the coding sequence ATGAAATGGTCAATAACACAATTAAGAAAATACCAAGGACAACCTTTTAAATTTAGTCAAACCGTTACATTTAACGATCTTGTTCAAAAATTAGATATTTTGGACTTATCTCCTATTCAAATAGAAGGGGAGCTTACCGTTAAATCCAACGAAGTAGTTGCTCAAATGCATTTAACTGGGAATTATACTATGGCATGCGCGCGAACATTAGTCCCCGTGGATGTTCCATTAGATGCATCAACAACAGAAGTGTTTGACTTAGATGGTTTGTATGAAGATGAGGACGATGAGCATTATCATCTTGCAACGGATGGCATGATTAACCTCCGAGATATCGCCGAGGAAATCGTAATGCTTGAAAAGCCAATGCGCGTTGTTGCCGATGATAGCGAAGACATGCTGACAGGTGGTCAAGGTTGGGAAGTTATTGACGAAGATGATTTGCATAATGACCCATCTCATGATGAATCAAAAGTAAATGTCGATCCAAGGCTTCAGAAATTACAACAATTATACGATGATCGTAACCATGCACGCTAA
- a CDS encoding nucleotidyltransferase: protein MKSVAMITEYNPFHNGHLYHATQSQREAKADVTIAVMSGQFMMRGMPAIFNKFKRAQMATVACDIVVELPLLGSLSSSDIFAEMGIKVATYMQADVLSFGSESGDMVQLKQTAEQLLELEETDAFKREIKSGKSFARIAGETLNTDLLAEPNNVLAIAYIKNILRHNPKLQPMTISRAHTHHHDDQFQHDYLASGTAIRKSLCGKDDVWKTMVPKQNVQLMTQPYCDSERLFQLIKLSILQQSPESLKSIYTMSEGFENRLHKVITQVSNYDELMTALKTKRYTYTHIQRILMNILLNFQYSDVNQQLPGVRILAMSQKGQQYLKYLKSIAPEKQFITNVNRENASLFKHEIKATEIYNLLTDETMNDFNTPVSIAR from the coding sequence ATGAAAAGTGTTGCCATGATTACAGAATATAATCCATTCCACAACGGGCATCTCTACCATGCAACTCAAAGCCAACGAGAAGCTAAGGCTGATGTCACTATCGCTGTTATGAGCGGTCAATTTATGATGCGTGGCATGCCTGCTATATTTAATAAATTTAAACGTGCACAAATGGCTACAGTGGCTTGTGATATTGTTGTAGAATTACCTTTACTCGGATCACTTTCATCTAGCGATATCTTTGCTGAAATGGGGATCAAAGTGGCTACGTATATGCAAGCAGATGTGCTCAGCTTTGGTAGTGAAAGTGGCGATATGGTTCAGTTGAAACAAACTGCAGAACAATTGCTTGAACTAGAAGAGACAGACGCTTTTAAACGTGAAATTAAATCTGGTAAAAGCTTTGCACGCATTGCAGGTGAAACTTTAAATACCGACCTTTTAGCAGAACCTAATAATGTACTTGCAATTGCCTACATTAAAAACATCTTGCGCCATAATCCAAAACTTCAGCCGATGACTATAAGTCGCGCGCACACGCACCATCACGATGACCAATTTCAACATGACTACCTAGCAAGTGGTACCGCTATTCGCAAAAGTTTATGCGGTAAAGATGATGTTTGGAAAACGATGGTTCCTAAACAAAATGTTCAACTCATGACGCAACCTTATTGCGACTCAGAACGGTTATTTCAATTGATTAAATTGTCGATATTACAACAATCTCCTGAAAGTTTAAAAAGCATCTATACGATGAGCGAAGGCTTTGAAAATAGATTACATAAAGTCATTACTCAAGTTTCAAACTATGATGAATTGATGACAGCACTAAAAACAAAGCGCTATACTTATACACACATTCAACGTATTTTGATGAATATTTTACTTAACTTTCAATATAGCGATGTCAATCAACAACTCCCCGGCGTAAGAATACTAGCAATGTCTCAAAAGGGGCAACAATATTTAAAGTATTTAAAATCGATTGCCCCTGAAAAACAATTCATTACCAATGTCAATCGTGAAAATGCTTCCCTTTTCAAACATGAAATTAAAGCAACAGAGATATACAATTTATTAACAGACGAAACAATGAATGATTTCAACACACCTGTTTCTATTGCACGATAA
- the coaD gene encoding pantetheine-phosphate adenylyltransferase, translating into MVNTKAVIPGSFDPITKGHLDIIERSAGRFDELHVCVLRNSSKKGTFTNEERVSLIEKSVEHLSNVYVHSFSGLLVDFCDEIGATTIIRGLRAVSDFEYELRITSMNKKLNDKVETLYMMSSMDYSFISSSVVKEVAQYDADISEFVPKHVEEALLKKFGK; encoded by the coding sequence ATGGTTAATACAAAAGCAGTCATTCCTGGAAGTTTTGACCCCATTACGAAAGGCCATTTAGACATCATAGAAAGAAGTGCTGGCCGTTTTGATGAATTACACGTCTGTGTGTTGCGAAATAGTAGTAAAAAAGGGACATTTACAAATGAGGAACGTGTTTCTCTTATTGAAAAGTCTGTAGAACATCTTTCAAATGTATACGTGCATTCATTTAGTGGCTTGCTTGTTGATTTTTGTGATGAAATTGGTGCGACGACAATTATTAGAGGATTACGTGCGGTCAGTGATTTTGAATATGAACTCAGAATCACCTCAATGAATAAGAAACTTAATGATAAAGTCGAAACACTGTATATGATGAGTTCTATGGATTACTCTTTTATAAGTTCGAGTGTCGTGAAAGAAGTGGCGCAATACGATGCGGATATTTCGGAGTTTGTGCCAAAACACGTTGAAGAAGCTTTATTAAAAAAGTTTGGAAAATAA
- the rsmD gene encoding 16S rRNA (guanine(966)-N(2))-methyltransferase RsmD has protein sequence MRVIAGKHKSKPLETLEGRHTRPTMDKVKEGIFNSLHSVSGLGLDLFAGSGSLGIEALSRGMDQVIFVDQNIRAVKIIHQNLNKLGLTQQAEVYKNSADRALKALSKREIQFDVIFLDPPYEKGLIDQALQKIHEFNLLKQNGMIVCEYSHRESIDTSLFEEVKRYHYGLTDTCVLKRGENNHG, from the coding sequence ATGCGGGTCATCGCAGGAAAACATAAAAGTAAGCCTTTAGAAACATTGGAAGGGCGTCATACACGACCTACGATGGATAAAGTGAAAGAAGGAATATTTAATAGTCTTCACTCAGTCTCCGGCTTAGGTTTAGATTTGTTTGCGGGGAGTGGGAGTTTAGGGATAGAAGCACTTTCTCGTGGTATGGATCAAGTTATTTTTGTTGATCAAAACATCCGAGCGGTAAAAATTATACATCAAAATTTGAACAAATTAGGTTTAACACAACAGGCAGAAGTTTACAAAAATAGTGCAGATCGTGCTTTGAAAGCTTTGTCTAAAAGAGAAATTCAATTTGATGTGATTTTTTTAGATCCTCCTTATGAAAAGGGACTTATTGATCAAGCACTTCAAAAAATTCATGAATTTAATTTATTAAAGCAAAATGGTATGATTGTTTGTGAATATAGTCACCGTGAATCAATTGATACGTCACTATTTGAAGAAGTTAAACGTTATCATTATGGTTTGACAGATACTTGTGTTTTGAAAAGAGGAGAAAATAACCATGGTTAA